One stretch of Oncorhynchus gorbuscha isolate QuinsamMale2020 ecotype Even-year linkage group LG21, OgorEven_v1.0, whole genome shotgun sequence DNA includes these proteins:
- the slx1b gene encoding structure-specific endonuclease subunit SLX1 translates to MVLEVESLFGVYMLYCTNPKFKGRIYIGFTVNPERRIGQHNAGRHRGGAKRTSGRGPWEMVLIIHGFPSDIAALRFEWAWQNPHSSRRLSHVTRRSKKESSLQFHWRVVSNMLRVMPWSRLPLTTRWIKQEYRMDFEPGLQPPLHVPLAFGSIRVRKQKPKDVEEEQEEKGADICLLCQGTVKSADKMTCFHPLCHMTSHLICLAKHFLTGEAAHLLPVEGECPGCRHSVLWGSLIRHKNGCYGDLEKNTSSSQNHWTDELQF, encoded by the exons ATGGTCTTGGAGGTAGAGAGTTTATTCGGGGTGTACATGCTGTATTGTACCAATCCCAAATTCAAGGGTCGTATCTACATTGGTTTCACTGTGAATCCAGAGCGTCGTATAGGACAGCACAACGCCGGGCGACACCGAGGTGGAGCCAAGAGGACCAGTGGAAGGGGACCTTG GGAGATGGTTCTCATCATTCATGGCTTCCCCTCTGACATAGCTGCTTTGAGG TTTGAATGGGCATGGCAGAATCCCCACTCCTCCCGACGCCTGTCCCACGTTACCCGGCGCTCAAAGAAGGAATCCAGCCTGCAGTTCCACTGGCGTGTGGTGTCCAACATGTTGCGAGTGATGCCGTGGAGCCGCCTGCCCCTCACCACCCGCTGGATCAAGCAGGAGTACAGGATGGACTTTGAGCCTGGCCTTCAGCCGCCGCTGCACGTCCCTTTGGCCTTCGGCAGCATCAGGGTCAGGAAACAGAAACCGAAGGATGTGGAAGAGGAACAAGAGGAGAAGGGTGCAGATATATGCCTCCTTTGTCAGGGGACTGTTAAG TCTGCAGATAAGATGACTTGCTTCCATCCCTTATGTCACATGACCAGCCACCTGATTTGCTTAGCTAAACACTTTCTGACGGGTGAAGCCGCACATCTCCTTCCTGTGGAGGGGGAGTGTCCCGGTTGCCGTCACTCAGTACTGTGGGGGAGTCTGATTCGCCACAAGAATGGCTGTTACGGAGACCTGGAGAAGAACACATCCTCATCCCAA AACCATTGGACAGATGAACTGCAGTTCTAA
- the zgc:112271 gene encoding bolA-like protein 2 gives MSVTTDHIRDKLIKEIGAVHVEVEDTSPNRCAASFKVLIVSPQFEGKPLLARHRMVNTCLAEELKEIHAFEQKTLTPEQWEKQNAQ, from the exons ATGTCTGTTACAACAGATCACATCCGTGACAAACTAATCAAGGAGATCGGAGCGGTGCATGTG GAAGTTGAAGACACATCCCCTAACAGATGTGCTGCCAGCTTCAAAGTTCTAATAGTGTCTCCCCAGTTTGAGGGGAAACCACTGCTGGCGAGACACAG GATGGTGAACACCTGCTTGGCTGAAGAGCTAAAAGAGATCCATGCCTTTGAACAGAAGACGCTGACACCAGAACAGTGGGAGAAACAGAATGCACAGTGA